The sequence tttagagagagggagtgagtgacacaacacacacacacacacacacacacacgcaccaacaagagagagagggagctgctCTATTGGTTATGAGAGGGGGCCTGGCTCCACACAGGACGACACTTGTGTGGCCCTCATTATTTCCTTCCTTGTTTTCATACAGAAGATGTGTGATTCATTAAGACTGTGCCATTCAGCCTCTTAAAAGCACATCACCTTGGTGCGGCGTTTCTTCTGCCCGTCcatctgttgccatggtgtcCAAGATGAATGTGCACCGGAGTATTTTTAGCGTGTCTAATCTGCATACTGACCTTGTTTTTCCTCCTGTACGCTAGTTTGCCATTAACCCGTCGCCTGGTGATTGTTCCGAGTACCTACAGGGTGTTACAGTGGAGGTGGCAGTCAGCGGTTTTGTAACTACATGCCTCCATTCATGTTATTAATGGCCGTAGCGTGGTAGACTCATGGgagtggggtcagaggtcacctgGAGGAAGGCAAGCTTTCCCTTCCTTCCGTCCAGCGCTGTGATTCATTCTGAAACTGCGAGGAGCGTCACCTCATAAGCCAAGTACTTCCTCTCCGAGGTGCTGCTTTTTTCTGAAAGGCATTCTTCAGAGGTGTTTATTCGTCTTCCTGGTCGGGCATATTGCTACAGTCCAGTCATTGTGTCTTTTCATCCCcctcttttccttttgcattgtTGTAGCATCCAGCTGTCGGTTCACATCCTGAGCCAGAGCGGTGAGTGACCGGGGCCCACGGCGGCGCTCTGAAACGGGCCGCAGCCGGTCTGGACGCGGCTCTGTCCTCACAGGGAGCACTTAATGGGGACAAAAGGACAGCTAGAAGCCTAATGGAGCCACAGTTTGCAGAAAAAGAGCCCATCTTGCCTCAGACAAAAGGGGTTTTCATTCTGTCctacaaaaagagagaaaacctCATCTTTTAGATGACATTATCTTAATCTCTGAATGGTATTTATTGtctacattttttctttttttctttttttttgttcttttatgtaAGCTTGTGGAGATGTCTCTCTTGTTGCTGTTGCTCCAAGAACTTAGAGACTGGAGCTGTTGAAGAACCTAATGCTGTagggtgacacccaggctcAAGAGAAAAACAATAAGTCTtggaattcagaaaaaaagtccaGTAGGAAGAAATAGCCAAGAGACACACGGGTCTTCGCCTACGATTCAGGGCATCCAGAAGAGGATgcatgctgaaatgaaagtgcTTGCTGTCGGCCTGAATCATGGCTCCGCAAGAGGCGGCTCGCTGCCCGGGAGGTGGAGGAAGCCAGGGCTCGTTATCCTGGGAGCCCAGGAAAAAGGCAGCCTCACCGGCCCCAGGGAGAATATATCGAGAGCCCAGCGGGGGTGCGCCCCTCTAATGGGGCCGCCCCATTGTTCCTCTAATCCCTGTTAGCTGGCTATTGCACATGCAGCGCCGCACACACCCCAGGGCTAACATGGCTAATGCCGTCTCCCGGTCTCCCTCCCAATGGCAGCGGAAGTGGTCAGCACGCACTGAACCGTCTTTCGaatgtgatatatttttatctttttaactAGTCCTGTGTATTTCGGTGTTATGGCACACTGTAGGCATGATCCTGCGTTGCTTCGTTGTGTTAATCACCTCCTGAAACCGTGAGCCTGAGTGAAGGTCTTTTGTAAAGGCGTGTCTAGAGTTTCAGCAGCTTCGCTCATTTGACTTTGTTTCTCTGCATCTTGGAGAGCGTCGGGCCTTGACCCCCCACCTCTTTAAGGGCAGAGAGTTCAGGATTAAGGGCCAACAGCTGTGCTAGTTTACTGTGTTTTGAGACGCCTGATGTCACTGTGCACTTCGTTTCAGCGGTAGTATTGCTGTGGAAACGCCTGCGGtctgagtgtctctgtgtccgTCTGCTCTGCAGGTGAATGTCCTGGCCCTGTCCATCTGCACACGCGAGGCCTACCAGTCGATGAAGGAGAGGCACGTGGACGACGGCCACATAATCAACGTCAACAGGTACGGCACCAGTCCCGCCCACAGCCTTCCAGCCGTCCGATTGGCTAACCAATGTAAGGCAGACCAGGCTGTCCACTTCACCCGTCGCTGGCGGGGCAGGTTATTTCGGGCATTCCCTCTAGGTCAGAAGAGAGACATCTCTGCAACCCAGATTCAATGGGAGGCAGAACTAGCCGGCGAATGAGACAGTCCCTCGGTGGCCTCAGAAAACGGGCTCCTTTCCAGCTGCGATTAGGCCCGCGCGCAGGCCAGACGGGCAGATTACGCAGTGACTCGCCAGCACAATCAGCCATTCATCTCTGACCCCCTTCCTCTACCTGATGCCTCTCTGTTCCCGAAGAGAAGGGATCAGGCCCGCGTGTACAGTATACGTGTGCAGACGATGTCATCTCAGGATAAAATGCATTCCAGCGTACAGCCTCCCTGCTGCCATGGTAATATGCATGCCCTTGATACGCCTTTAAACTCTTCATGATTAGCAAGAGTAATAACATTGTGTGTTGCAGATGTTTGTcgttttaaaaattcagttttgcCACAGGCGTACTACATATTTTATCTCTCTTCTCATTTTCCTCTAAGACCTGACAGCCATTTTTCATGGATATTAGTTTAATACCTTGTtgaatgtgtaattaatttttctCTCTATAGCAGATGATTCTCCCTACttgcttttcattaaaaaaagttatCATTACCCTgtgtaataaatgaattttaaatagaTAAGGAGAAGAAAACGTGCGCTTGTTCATAACCGTACACACAGTGGGTCTTGTGAATGCATATTTCACTGTCTCAGTGCACTTGTCTGTATGCACTGTCTCAAGgcacttttttcccctaaatgTTTCTGTACTCATCAGGAGTCTTTACACTGTCTAAGAATTCACCTGTTTGTGTCTGAGCAAGGCCCGAGTTGCGTGgtaatgggcggcagtgtagcgtagtggttaagaagcagggctcgtaaccgaaaggttgccggttcgaatCCCCACGGGGACAGCTgctggacccttgggcaaggtacttcacccataattgcctcagtaaatatgcagctgtacatttactgaggtataaatggataaccttactgtagctgtataaatggataacattgtaaaacctgtaatttgatgtaagtcgctctggataacagcgtctgctaaacagcaataatgtcaatgtaatgtagtaatgaGTGCGGAATCTGACGGACGGCTCGCTCActtctttccccctctgcagCATGGGCGGGCACAGGATAGTGCCGAGCGCCGACGAGCACTTCTACTGCGCCACCAAGTACGCCGTGACGGCGCTGACCGAGGGGCTCCGGCAAGAGCTGCGGGAAGCCAAGAGTCACATACGCGCCACGGTAAGGGCGGCCCGTCCTGCGCGTACACGTGTATGGCGGATGTGTCCGGTTTTGCCTGGATGGACCACTGTGTCACATCTGCCGCCTTGCAtaacatggaaaacaaatgcattcattgtCTGTCTTATGTGACTTAAAGCACACTTGTCATTCAGAAGCATTCACCGGTGGCTTTTATTTAAAGATTgcgtaatgtaaatgtaaatgtaacatttctgcAGAATTCTTTCACAGAAGCCGGTAGGAGTTGGCGCCGTGGATATGACTGTGTCTTTTACTTTGATCACAGAGTATATCCCCTGGAATAGTGGAAACTGAGTTTGCCTTTCGGCATCACAACAGCGACCCAGAGAAAGCTGCTGCTACATATGAGAGTATAAAGGTGAGATACGTACAGCTCTCGCACAAACACTCTTTTATGAAGAGTGCAGAGCACTTCCATTCCTGTGCTGGGATGGTAGTGGCGAGTCTTTCTTTGAAAGCATGCGGGCAGTTCAGAGGCcgttttggtttgttttgctccTGCAGTGTTTGAAAGCAGAAGACATAGCCAACGCTGTCACATATGTCCTTAGCGCTCCTCCTCATGTTCAGGTAGGCAGTGCCTCTAATTTTAGTTTATATCCATGTCCTGTGTACATCCCTTGTAAGGATTTGACACTGGCTCTTGTAACTGTTTCTGTAACCTTACGTCAAGTTTCTCCAGTCACATGAAAGCCCAGCCCATCTTAGcttttctgtctccttctcaATTTACTCAGCTGTATGCTCTCATTTTGACGTTTCCTTCCCTCACATTGCAAGAGCAGATATCTGAAagtgtgtaatatatattttttacaagCTGTGGACCATTCTGATCAGAATATTACATGACAGAGTGGTGCAAATCATGTgcaatgcagaaaaataaagcatggAGATAGTAGACAAATTCTCATTTAAGATGGGCACACATGGGAGGGAAGGAACGTTTCAAATGAAATCCATTAGAGATGTAGAATTTTTCAAAGAATTCAGCCCATAACGGTCTTTGAAAAATGCTGTTATTTCCGTTTTTGATTTAAACACTTTCTCCCTCATACCCAGATCGGAGACGTGCAGATGAGGCCAGTAGAGCAGGTGTCATAGCAACTGAGCAGGACGCAGCTGGTGGAACAGATAGACCCAGCAGCCTTGGTGACTCCCTAGCGAcctctgctggaaaaaaaatagttttaaactGGATTGGAAGGATCAGATTTGGAGACGGGGGTGGGGAACAATTCTCAAACAGTACTGTGGGAGCCTATGATCGGTCCCTTCTGTGACATGAGTCACTGTTTTTGATTGGAAACTACAAATTATTCAGAGAACTGCAAGAATAGAACATGTCATACTTTTGGTGTCTTTTCAGCcttcataaaaaaattaaacgaCTGCAAAGAGGAGTAAAAGGTGTGTATCTTAGCACTCCTGAGCTATGTGGTCACATGCACGATCATTATTACAGTGGAAACGTTTGCCATCAGTtgcacatgttttttgtttgttttttggtttttgttttgttttttaggtCATATTAcatatctgtttaaaaaaagagaaataaaagtaaacattgttaataataatgattactattgttattttattattttttataagcATTAGAACTTTGATAGTTTGGTGTGGTTCATACCGTAACCATAGGGGATCAATCCATTTAatttcctgttctgtgttttaataCAACGCATTTAGTTTGTCAGTCTGTCatattgctgaaatgtttggCAAGCCATGCGCTGGTCTCTCAAGTCCTGTGTAAATCATGCATTAGACTGTAAACCATGGTGTAGGTGAAAGTTTGAGAACATTTCTGGACCCCTGCCTTTTAACATACaaccccctccaacacacatatgcacacacaaacacacacacatacacactctcagtATCACCCATTTAACAAATCGGTTTGCACTTTGGAGGCTGATGGGAAAACCACTAATGTCCTTAGATAATGTTTCTAACTCAGAAGTGGGCATGTGTATAATTAAAAGTACTACTCGTGAGTGTGTACTGTAATCATAGGTattctcaataaaaaaaattttattGCTACGTTGTTACAGCTTGGACTGTTGGTGTGGTGTCCTTCCCTCCTGCCTGTCTGAGTGTGACATTTTCGCTTTCTGAGGGGAAGTTTGAGTGGGAAATGGGACGTTGCTGGGTTCCTGTCGCACGCACTCTCCCAAGGCAAACATTTGAAGGCTTTGTGTTTGAAGGGCCTGTTCAAGTGCTGAAGCTATAAAAGGCCCTCTTATGAAACTGACAGAGGTTAAGGGTGGCACGCTATTCATCTGGCCCATCTCAAGGCTGGAGTAGTTGCTGATGAGTAGACATAAATGAGATCGATAatgttcttgtcttttttttcttttgaaagaacGATGTCTGGAAATAGGGAATCTTTCTAAGAAAGCCCTTCCACGTACAGGGTGACTGATTATATGAGCGTTGGATTCTGTCAACCATTGACAGAGTGGTACTCCCCATGCACCCCTGACTGGGCGTGAGTGTAAGTGTGACGATGGCTTTAAATAGCACCCATATTGTTCTTGGTATCGACCTGAAAAGTGGGTGAGGGGTTGACGCTCATTGAGCGCACTCAGAACTTGGGTGCCAACGAACAATGATAAAACGTGTGACCAGCAAAGCCACAGCTGACAAAGGCCCTCTGCTCCTTTGCATCCATCATCGCTTAACTTACGCGGTCCAATTCCTTTCAAAATTACCTGGATATTTGCGAATCCTGGAAATTGCGGGTAGAATCAGCCAAATGCCTTAAGGTACACTTCCACTGTAGGGACCTGTAGGGAATATTCTCCATCATATAAAACACATCAGGAATATAGTATGAAATAGAGCAGGTTTTCATCATAAAGAGCTTTAAGAAAAGAATGTTTAATAAAAAGCTTATCCCCATAGGCTACGCAGACATCGTTTTCACCCAGCCCTGAAATTGCCAGTAAAGCCAAATCatattgaatgaaaatgacagctaCTGTACGGTGAGCACAATATCAAAGCCCTGTTGAGATTAAATGAATACcagtttgttcattcatttttaatgatcatCACAATGTTCATATCAAATGCTGGAGACCTGTGTTTTAGAATCTCTTTGGATAATGCACTGGCTGATGATGTAACATCAAATATCATACCCTCCATTTAATTGTCCAATCTGCAGCAGCAGTTTGACTCGctgacatttgaaataatgaatcAGGCTTGACTATACATCATATTTGCTGCAAATGGATTGTTTTCACATGTTGTGCCTACTTGGAAGTttttcacaaaattacacatgctGGGTGCATACGTGTATGTCTAacacagtggatgaataataatattaaacttAATGTAAACCATGCAGTGAAAAGGCGCAGCTCACACATCTTCATGATGCAAACTAGTGGCATGACCGCTTTTGGGTTCACGTCAGCAACGGCTGGTCTGTGGTGGCTGCTGGCCGTGTGGCATGAGGAGGGCTGACGAGGCCGTGAAGGTGACACAGCAGGACCGGGCCCACATCAGGGTGACAGACTGCTGAGTGCACTTGTCCAGACCTGTGCTCCCGCAATCACTTTCCATTCCTATAGAGATATCACACTGCCGGTGCCTCATGCTCCCACGACCGTTCTTAAACCATCACGTACAGGACTGTCAAGTAGAACGAACCAAGCTGCCAAAATACTGCTCCTCCCTATAGGGTACAATAAATACTCCTGTAGTAAATGAATTTAGCCATTCATCAGCCTCTTCTTTATGCTTGtttgtgcacatacacacatacacatgaaatgCCTTAATGACATGTGCGCGCTCCAACCTTTCCACCACTTCATACACCCTACTGCAGTGTAATTATCGCTGATGAAATCAAATGAGCTtgttcatgattttttttttattaagcatacaaaaacaaaaaaatgacagatgcGAGTACAGAGTTTACATAAAAGAAGGTTTTTCAAGCTCCTCGCAGCAGAAAGagttaaaaacatttacaggtgaaatgatacatttgttCATGACTCAAACAGTTAAACaggaataaaacataaaaacagtttAAACCCAAAGACATGCCCTCATCTCTGCTcgtgctgaaaaaaaaaatggattcagAGAACTACTGAGATGTTTAtatgatttaattatttctgtgttttcgCTTGCCGTGTTTTCCAGGTGTAATACGCTCAATTTATTGATCCTTTCTGAAAAGTCATGCTATGGACTTTGATTTTGACTTTTTACCTTAGTGCAGTGCTGACAGTTTATTTTGCTAGTCATGCTTACATAGTATAAATGACTGGTACCAGATTTTTGCTAACTGTAATACCTATACAGAACAAGCAAAAACTTGGCAGACAATATGCAGATTAAAAGGAAAACCTGCAAAAGTGTATTGTTTTACATTGGACACAACTGATACATCCAGGAAGTGCTGCCTTAAGGTTTCACCAGAGAGTGAGGCTACTGGAGTTTGCATACTGGTTATGTACAAGGCTGTGACTCCAAATATTGATCTAGCATCCATTTAATCTGTTTTACAAGatgaggggagggggttggtTTGGTTAACACATAATGGATCAGAGCATAGAGGTGGCCTCTATCTTGAGTGATAGGAACCCCTGTCCTCACTGCCTACAGATCTGTCTGATTTATCAATACCTTTCAATCAGTCTGTGATTAACACACATTGCACTAAATGGTTTGAGTACCTTTCTAACCACTAACCTCAGCTGCTGACTGAAAcatactgactgactgaaaccCAAAGTATAAACCCTGTGGTACCTCAGAAGGATAATTGCCTAAAATACAGCTTTGCTTGTTCTGTAGTGTATCGTTTCACATATGCATAAAAATTAGGCTGGTGGTAAAAATGAGTCACTCAGCGGACGACCTTGTCAAATCTGACTTGCATGAGAAAGTGGCTGCCATGACATAGACCCATGAATGTTGAAGACCAGGCTTGATACAGAGCCTGTTACACTCTAAATATGCATTTGTTACAACACAGGATTTCTTCTGTGCTGTTTCAACAACCTGCTATGATTTTATGCAAAGGTACCTCTTCTTTGTTGacattttaagtaatttttCCTTGTCCAAACATAAAGGCTCCAGTTTACTGTCCTTTTATTCATGGGGTTGATGACCGACGCCTTTCCAGTACttgttagtttatttttttttaggtgaGGAAAAAACAGTCAATGGTAAACTCCCTGTAAGTGAGTGATTCACCACTCAGATTTATGCATCTGCCATATTGTCATTCATTGCAAAGAGGACACAGGGCTCCAGGCAGCTTTTGGCAAAGAGATGAATCCATGGCACATATTGACAGGGTTTCAGGGTTAGGGTGTGCTGAGTTCATAAATTGGTCTGAACTGGAGCTTTCACTGGCAGGGGGTCAATGGACAAAACTGATACATTTGAGCATATCCCTCTTTGTTTCTCCAAATAATAAGGTCTTTTTGCATCTTTATCAAGCGCAAATGGAGTGATTGACTTTTGTAGTCTCTGCAAAgtgaaagaaaagcaacaaacaGTTATAATGACGAGCGGAAAGCCATAGCAATTTCCATACTGCAGTGCTACACTGATACTGTGTAAGTCAGGTTTCCTGTCTGCTTTAATCTTTCTGCAAGCATGTTTTACCAATATAAAGACTGCATTAATCTGCATTAAACAGTGAGCAACTAAACAATTTAATCAAGGACACCTAAAAGCCATGCAAGATCCTTTCTGAGATTTGAGGATTTGGATTTCCAATAGGCTTTACCTGTTTGAAGGAGCCAGGCAGGACCCACAGTGTGTGAACAGCCCCTACAGGGATCCAGATGATGGACGCCAAGGCGATGATCCAGCCAATCCCCTGAGCCCACGGTGGGTAGACATAACTCTCATAGCGGGCTGGTTTAAactgaatgactgaaaacaCCAGGATTATCTGCGGACAAAACACAAGGCTTACGGTTAACACTCTGCGTTCAGAGAGTGGCCAAATCACACAGCCATTTCACTGCGCGAAAACTGAGCATGCTCCTAGTAGAGCTGGAACAGGCCCTCACCAAAACTAACAGTGGCGAGATCACTGTCAAGCACACGATGAAAAAAATGCTCGGCTTCTTTCCAGTCATCTCCTCGACATTTTGAGAGAGTCGCTTTACCCCTACGagggaacaaaaataaatgaagttaCAGGAAATTAAAAGACAAGCACCTGGCCGAACTGGCTGAGGTCACAGGTCATTGAAAAACTCTACTGTTCTCTTTTTCAATTCTGCGAGTTTGCACTGTACGCTCACCATATATCCAACAAACAGCGACCACCTCGAAA comes from Megalops cyprinoides isolate fMegCyp1 chromosome 3, fMegCyp1.pri, whole genome shotgun sequence and encodes:
- the dhrs11a gene encoding dehydrogenase/reductase SDR family member 11a — encoded protein: MERWKGRVALVTGASVGIGAAVARALVQHGMKVVGCARNVDKIEKLAAECQSAGYSGTLIPYKCDLSNEEEILSMFSAIKTLHQGVDVCINNAGLARAESLLSGRTDGWRNMIDVNVLALSICTREAYQSMKERHVDDGHIINVNSMGGHRIVPSADEHFYCATKYAVTALTEGLRQELREAKSHIRATSISPGIVETEFAFRHHNSDPEKAAATYESIKCLKAEDIANAVTYVLSAPPHVQIGDVQMRPVEQVS